Genomic window (Pseudomonadota bacterium):
CAGAAACGCCTAACCGATTCAGTGACAAAATTGATGCAACCATCAACCGTGTCGGCAATATCATGATGTGGGCCAATGTCGTTGTCATGTTGCTAATCATTCTTCAGGTTATTTTGCGTTACGGTTTTGGCCACGGACTGATAATCCTGGAAGAACTTCAGTGGCATTTTTATGCCGTGGCCTTCATGTTCGGTCTCTCCTATGCCGTTATGACCGATTCACACGTGGGGATGGACCTGGTTTATGAAAAACTCTCCGCCAAAGCTCAATGCCGGCTCGATATTTTCGGGATTCTTTTCCTCTTGCTGCCTTTTGCTACCCTTATCTGTTACCAAAGCTTACCTTTTGTC
Coding sequences:
- a CDS encoding TRAP transporter small permease subunit — encoded protein: MNRQTAETPNRFSDKIDATINRVGNIMMWANVVVMLLIILQVILRYGFGHGLIILEELQWHFYAVAFMFGLSYAVMTDSHVGMDLVYEKLSAKAQCRLDIFGILFLLLPFATLICYQSLPFVHEAWRLNESSMQPQGLPWRWAIKAVMPTAFGFLILAALSRLVRTIATLRRL